The Antarcticibacterium sp. 1MA-6-2 genome has a window encoding:
- a CDS encoding HAD family hydrolase gives MNYKIVFSDIDGTLLNNKRELSPATIEAVKKLENKVPFVLISARMPAAMRHLQEELNISSLPIICYNGGLILADNEVMSTTEIPLEIVEKLSNWNPFNCHLSLYHKDEWYVPQVDQWTDREVNNTKVEPQVKKNYEVIKKWKKENKGAHKIMAMGEVSHIDEIRDYLEEQFPGQLHLYRSKDTYLEIAPKSISKFTAIELLLKEFYKLTPQDAVAIGDNYNDVEMLKNVGYGVAVGNAREECKEVAQTVCEKSIEDGVAKVLAKIFQH, from the coding sequence ACTTTACTTAACAACAAACGCGAGCTTTCTCCAGCCACTATTGAAGCTGTAAAGAAGCTTGAAAATAAAGTGCCATTCGTGTTGATTTCTGCCAGAATGCCTGCTGCCATGCGCCATCTGCAGGAAGAACTAAATATATCCTCATTACCAATAATCTGTTACAATGGAGGATTAATTCTCGCAGATAATGAAGTAATGAGTACAACGGAAATTCCGCTGGAAATAGTTGAAAAACTTAGCAATTGGAACCCTTTTAACTGTCATCTCAGTCTCTACCATAAAGATGAATGGTACGTTCCTCAAGTGGACCAATGGACCGACCGGGAAGTAAACAACACCAAAGTCGAACCGCAGGTAAAAAAGAATTATGAGGTTATAAAAAAGTGGAAAAAAGAAAACAAGGGGGCTCATAAAATTATGGCAATGGGTGAAGTCTCTCATATTGATGAAATAAGAGATTATCTTGAAGAGCAATTTCCCGGACAGTTACACCTATACAGATCTAAAGATACTTATCTTGAGATTGCACCTAAATCTATTTCCAAATTCACTGCTATAGAGCTGCTGTTAAAGGAATTTTATAAACTCACGCCCCAGGACGCAGTTGCTATTGGTGATAATTACAATGACGTAGAAATGCTGAAAAATGTAGGATATGGAGTAGCGGTAGGTAATGCACGAGAAGAATGTAAAGAAGTGGCTCAAACCGTATGCGAAAAAAGTATTGAAGACGGTGTAGCAAAGGTTCTGGCAAAAATATTTCAGCATTAA